The genomic DNA GAAAGATCGACATCTCCAGTCGTAACGTGCGGGATGGTGACTACAGCGGAAAATTCTTCTACCTGGATTCGCGATTCGGTGCCGGGGGAAGCGGTTCGCCCATTATTGGCTATGACAAGCACGGACTGATCTGCGTGGTTGGCGTCTACCACGGATATTCCGGTGACCGGGGCATTGGATGTTTCGAGGTCGAGGAATTTCTTGTGGAGGCAAAATACCGCACGCTGCTGGACGGAAAACCCTCCTCCAACCAGAAGCAAGCAGAGATCGCGCAGATTATCGGTTTGTTCCTTCAGAGCACGATGGAGGACTAACCATGAGCGAGATTCGTCTCTTTTGGAGATCAGTTTCGCTTTGGTTTCAATTGCTGATGAGGGTGACGGTCATGGCTGCCATCCTTTTCGGCTGTCTGGTGCTGATGCGAACGCTGATCGACCCAGGTGTTTGCTTTCACGGGATGGATCGGCCGATCACCCCGCCGCACATTAAATTTGTTGCACCATTGGTGCCGCCCTTGATGGCCTATTGGCTGGCTGCGAATTCCATATTCAGAACCACGGATCGACGTACAGCAACTCAATACTTTGGCGACGAAACGATGCCGTTCTACGGCAACGCTTTCTTGTTCGGGCCAATAGTTGGTGCTCACGTTATCTCCATTTATGGATTGCCCGCGTATCGCGTTGCTGTCGTCGCGTGGGTCACTGCAATTGCGACGCTCCCGATTCTTCTCTGGATCGTTTTCGAACCTGGTGTCTTTCAGTCGTTTGCTCACAGCGCTGAGAAAGCTCGAAAACAGGAACAGAAACGAAGGAATCAAATGGGGCCGAATTACGCGCTGCTCTTGAGAGTCCTGCGTCGTGATTACGAGGACAAGATTCACGAGATTCATCGCATGCGAATCGGGGATGAGGATCGAGAGTATCTCGAAGAACTAGCGGACAACGAGTATCGAGACCAAATGTTCCAGGTCATGACACGAGGAAATCACAACATCGGAGGAATTGAATCGGAAGCGATTGAGGACCTCCTGCAACAAAACGAGGAGACTTGAAATGAAACCCAGATTTCAGAAGCCAGAAAAGATGGGACGAGCAATTCTGGCAGCCACCCGCGACCCGAACATGGGCGCAGGAATCATGGCCAGTGGTGTGTCAGGTTCCGGAAAAACGAACATCGCCGAATGGGTGTTCGTTGAACACATCAAGAACGGTTGGCCTGCACTGTGGTTCTGCCCACACGGCGACTCCGCGAAAAAACTACGGCGGAAGATTTTGATGCTGCCGTCAAGAGCTCGCAAGAAGGTGATCTACATTCGGGCCTCGGATTTGAGCCGCGTTGCGAGTCTCAGGCCATTGCACGTCAATCGCGAAGGGGTAAACGAGTATGACTTCCGCGCTCGTGTCGCAAATCGTGTCGGCCACATGCGGCACCTGCTGTTGGCAAGTGTTGGAGAAGGGGAGTCGGGCGTCATTGGTAAGCCGTTGTTGCGAAAGTGGACGACAACTTTGCTCACCATTGGCGCTGTGAGTGGTCTGAATGTCGCGGATCTGGTGCATCTACTGAACGTTAACAGCCCTATTTTCAAACTGCTGGTGCGTCTCTGTCCCGACGTCTTGGCACAGGCTCAACTTGCCGAGCTGCCGGACATGAAGCCCTCGGATCGTGAATTTGAGATTTCCAGTACGCGATCACGCCTGATGGCCCTGTTGGAAAATGTTGCCGTTCAACTGATTCTCGGACGCACGGACAACAATGTGCTCAACATGAACGACGTTATCGACTCAGGAACGTCGATCATTTTCGATCTCGCTACCGAGAGCATGCTCTCGGCGGAAGACCAGAGGATGATCGCAAATCTGTACTTGTCGGAGTTCCTGAACGCGGTCATGGAACGCCCAGCTGAGTCCCGTCGAAATTACCTCTGCGTACTTGATGAATTGCCTGTGTTCGATCTAAGCGCGCCTCTGATCAACCGAGCACTCACCGAGATCCGGAAGTTCTGCACGAAGTTCTGGTTTTCGTTTCAGGGTTCTTCGCGGTTCCCCGGAAGGCAGGAGAATGAGTTCCTGAACAACATCATCAGCCAATGCCGTGTTCATCTTTATCTTCAGCACGGGGCAAGCGATGCCAAGTTCTTTGCTCAGGAACTGTCGTTATCGAGCTTCGACCCAATGCGAATCAAGCATGAGCAAAAAACACCGCAACAGTTCCTGGATCACCACGAAATTGCCACCTTGACCGATCACGGCCAGAACCATCGTGAACAATCGACGACAGGCGGCTCATCGAGCGTTGGCGATTCGTGGCAGGACTCCTTTGGTGATTCTCGAAATCATTCGACCAGCGTTCGTCAGCAGATGGGACGACTGAGCGAGGTTGTCACGGATGCCAGAAACGCTGGGACAACCAGTACGCAATCGCATGGCGGATCGACAACCGAGACGAATAGTCAATCACAAAGTATCGGACGTGGCTGGTCGATTACAGAAAAGCAAACTCTCGTTCCGGTCTATCGAACGGAAATGATCACAACCAGCGTGCAGTTTTTCTCGTCGGAAGAATGGAACCTGATGACAGCTTCGCAGTTGACGAAGTTCAAGCCAGGAGAATGTGCGTTTTATGTACGCGGCCTGGGTTGCTGTTGGGGACAACTGCCGTTGAGCATTGACCAGCTCGCTCGCACTCCAAAATCGGCGTCTCGACGGATCGCTACACACGACGAAATCCTGGCAGCGATTCCGTGGTATGCAACTCCAGATGAAATCTCTGCGCTGCGGAAACGATTCCGAGATCAATTGATCAATCAAATTCGGATTGCCGTCAATGATCCTCACAACACCGGGTTGTCATCGTTGCCGGACTCCAGTGGCAATTCCAACACGCAACTGATTCTGCCGCCACAGCCGGACTTTGAAACGAAAATTTTGCCCGAAGAATTCCAGAACGAGGAGCCAGATGATGGTAAACCGTGGGAATTCTAAAGACATTCCAGGGATACGCATGCAGAATCGAGACATCCATATCCTGCAAGAATTGGGAACCGTGTTGTGGATGGATACGCCGCTGATTCAACAGCGGCATTTCCCATCAGACAAGACCGGAGAGGCAACTCGCCGCCGACTTCGATTGATGGCTGCGAATCGGATCATCGAATCGTTCGATTTGCAGGTGACGCTACGGCCTCATGAAGGTCGGATGCCACGGTTTCATCGGCTGCTCGAATTCGGTGGTGAGTTGCTGTTCGATTTCACAGGGCAACGGCCTCAGAGAATTGGTTCAAGTTCTCCACCGAAACCGCATACGATTCAGCATCGTGCGGGGATGGGGGAAACCTTGCTCAGATTCGAAGATGCACGGCGATCACAGTCATTGCCGGAATCGACCTGGTATCTTGAGTACGACAGAAACGAATCCGCCGCTGGGAGGGCACCATTTCACGAGCGTTATTCTATTTGCTATTCGGTCCTCGATAACTCAGGACAGACACGCCGCGTTTGGCCCGATGCGTTATCCTCGTTGAATATCCCCAGCAACGGCACCGTTTGGCAACTCGCACTTGCCTGGGAATTCGATCGGGGAACCGAGACGCTGACGCAGTTGACGGAGAAACTCGAACCATACGACCTGTGGACAGCGTCGAAGGGATATCGGGAGCAGTTTCCAAACGCCATCGAGGTCCGAGTCTGTTTCGTGCTGCCTTCGAAGCGGCGATTGACGTCCGTTATCGAAGCAATGAAAGATCATCCCGCGGCGCCGATTCTGCGTTTTGTGTCGTTCGATGATTTCACCGCGAATCGCATTTTCAGCGAACCCATTTGGTACGACGCAAATGGGCAGGCAAGACGCATTCTTCCCTCATAGCGACTCTCTGCCGCGACGGTCCATTTCCTTTCTTTGAGGGGAATGATTCTGCTCGAATCAAACCTGTTGCGTTACTGTCGCGAAACCCGTTGTACAACCTGTTGTGTAAGGCGTTGTTCCATCCAACGCCTCTGTTTGTGTGGGTTGTTTTTGTAAGTTGTTTGCCCCCCGTGACTTGGTGCCGGTCTTTTCCGCTCGCGATGCTCGCTTCAAAACCCGGCTGCATTGCAATTGCTGCATAGAGTACGGTCACTCGGGCTCACTACGCTCACCCTCGTATCCCTTCCACGGTCGGTCGATCCACGCCGCGTTTCCGGCAATTCCAATGCAGCCGGCTTTACAGCCGGCACTGCTGCTGGCTCTTTGAACAACGATCTTCGCCTTCGGCTCGATCCAAAAGAGCAGCAACACTCGGCCACGGGCCGAGCAAGTCACACCCCCAACGAGCCCGGTTTGCTTTGGGCTGTTTGTGTTTGTTGTTGGCTCCGCATTCCCTGACGACCAAGCGCCCTCTTGGCCGCCCCGATTGTTCATGCCTCCCGCTGTCCGTCGTCAAGGTCGCACGCTCTCTGGACGACGGCGGTCGGCATGACGGCCGGGATCGCCCGCGAGGGCTTTTACTTCCTTCCCATTGATCCAATGGCACGCATTTCATCACTCGTCAAAGCAGTCTGTGGACTGTCAAAACCGCTGAAGTTAGCGGACGGGACCGCACTGCCGTCCAGTACAGCAGGCTGGAAACCGATCGCTGTCACGCAGGATCGTCGGCTCTGTGCCGGCGTTTTCGCGAAAGCAAAGCGGCGTCGTAAGCCGATCTTCCGCATCATCGTCTGGCGCACATATCGCGACGCCACCGGAAACGAAAAAGCATCAACAGTGCTGTATCCAGATCAAGTCGATCCGACGCTGAGACTGGTTGCCCAGCTGAACGAGCGAATGCCGTCCCAATAGGGACGGCGTTGCTCAACAGATTGCTTTGGATGCAGTCCAATCCTGGCGGCTTCACGTTCGTGCAATGCCCGACCGTTTCGCCTTCGGATCGGACTGCGATCCGTCAGCTCCGATCAGATTGTCACGAGGAGTTGGAATCAACGGTATCGCTTTCATCGCGTGCCATAACGTTGTTGGGGACGAAATAGATACCCCTACCGTGCCCGACTCAGCAAGGTAGTACAAGTCTCCACCTTGCAGAGCCGGGCGTTTCCAAACCATCTATTTCATCCCCCAAAATCATCATGGCTTTATTCAGAGTGACATATTCGGAGGTCACCTACCGCGAGAGATTCGTCGAAGCAGATGACGATGTAATCGCAGGAAACATCGTCCTTTGCGAGATGGATGAAGGCGTCCATCACCACTTGGAAGATTTTGAAATACTTGACTGGGAAATCGAGCCAGCAGAATCAGATTGGAAGGAAGCGGAGCAATGCGTTGAGTGCTCCCGAAGTGACGCTGAATGACGGCAGTCTCGATTGAGACTGCCGTCTGGTTGCGAACGGTCAACTGTTGACCTCGGCCTCTCGCTCTTCGACGTACGCCTGTGCCAGTTGCAGCACGCGGAGTGCGACGGGAAGGTCGGCGAGGCCAAACGATGTTGAGGACTTCCAGTCGTCTCCGTCGCGATATCGCCGCTGGAGATTGACGTTGCGGATGGTTCGCTTGCCGCCGTCACCATCAATCTCATTGACGAAGACAGATGCGGAAACGAGTCCGATTCGGAAGGTCTTTTCGGGGGCGTTGGACGCCATGGCATGCTCCTGTTCTGGGGTTGGAAGGACCTGAAGTTCGCGATTCCCCGACGTACATTGCCGAGGCAGGTCACGATGCCACAGAACCAGAATCCGCGCAAGTCAATTTGGATCGAACTTCATTGCCGCCATTTGGTGATCCGCGAATTCGGCGAGCAGGAGGGGACTGAGCGACTCGGAGCAGGCCGCATTGTGGCGTGTCGGTCCCTATGCGGTACAAGGGATGCTCGCGGCGCGGCGACTACCAACGGTTGCTTCGCGGGGACGCTTCGCAACCGGGACGCCGCTGGCCTTTGGCCACCCGCTCGCCCCCTTGACCGCGGGCATGCGACACGCACGATGGGCCATGCAACCTCGTACGCCACGAGGAACTGCACTTTGTTTCTTTCCTCTCTTCCATCATGGCGAACACATCAGCCAAGGCTTCGCGTCCAGCCGAAAACGACGCAACACCCCCGGCATCCGAACCAGTCTTCAAGGTTCGATTTGGTGACGTATCTGCCGCCGTATTCGCGGATACGATCGAAACCAAAGACGGCAACTCATTCACTCGCCACAACGTCTCACTGAGACGCTCCTATCGCGATGCGGAATCTGGCGACTGGAAGCACACCAACGTGCTTTCTGAACACGACCTGCTTCCGGCTGCCGAAGCACTTCGGCACTGCTACAGCGAAATCGCAAAACGCAGGTAGTCATCCAACCACGCCCGGGGAGCATGCTCCTCGGGCGTCCTTCGACATTTGATGGGAAAGCCGCGATCCGCTGCGGCTTCGCTTCGGACATTTGCTTCTCAAATGACCTGCCGCTTCGCCACACCGTTTCGACGGTGAATCTCCTTGCGTCTGCGCAAGGCTCCCTCAGCACTGCGTAATCATGTGCTGCATGTGCCGGTTGAATGACGCTTCACAGTCGAAGCATATCGGCACCAGCCACTGAACTGGACGCGGCATTCAGGCGGCTCAACTACTCCGCGACATGGGAGTCTATGGATGCAGGAAACACTTCGCAAATGTATTCCGAGGTCGGAATTGGAGTGGCGACTGCTGCGTGCCCGGGCAGCGTATTGGGCATGGCAGTTCGCTAGCAAAGTTGTCATGGGCGTGATCTACCTTTCGATCATCGCCGAGGGATTTCGCACGCTGGTGCCGGTTCTCAACCGCCGACTGTCTCGCCTGCCGATGCTGGGTTGGATGGACGACTACGAGGGGACGTACCAACTCGACATGGCAAGCATCATGGCCTTGTTCATGTTGATCGCTGTGTATGGCCTGTGGAGCAAGGTGCTCAAGCTCTGGCTGTTCGAAAAGATCGGCATCGACAATCGCCTCAGAAAACAAGGCAATGCAGACACGTTTGTGCTGGTCTTCGGTGCAATCGTCCTGGTGTCGGACGCCCTGCTGTTTTATGTCGCGGTGACGGAAATCTCCTGGGGTGGGAGTTCCTTCTCATTCACCGCATTGTTCGCCACGGCCGCGTATGTGTCGGTCCTGGTTTTCACCATCTATGTTTCAATCAACCTTCATGAAAAGATCGAATTGATCGAAAGGGAGCCTCTCAATGAAAAGAAATTCTAAACTCTACCTCGTCGCAGCAGTTTTGGCTGCGGTCGCGCTCGCCGGCTGTGGTGAAAAGCGCGACAGATCAGCAGCTGAGCAGCACGTGTTTCGACCAGAGCCGTCCACAAGTCGATCCGCACCAACTCAACAGGTCGTGATGATCGTGATGGACCTGTCAGGGTCGTTCACGGACAAGATGGCCGAGGACGGAAAGGCGTATGAATTCGCCATCCATGTCCTGGACCGCTACTTTCGCCGGCCGGACAGCCAGACCGATAAGATCATTTTGGCGCAGATTTCTGGCACCGAAAAGTCGCTGATGTGGGAAGGATCTCCACTTGACCTGCGTCGCGAGTTTCCATCTGCGGATAAGTTCCGCGACTTCCTGCTGGAGAAGGCGGATGGGGGAGGATCGCTTGTGCATGACGGCGTTCGAAACGCCATCGATTACCTGACGTATCACCCGAACTACGGCAGTTCCAATGCAAGAACAGTGACGCTGATACTGTCAGACATGGACGACACCGGCAGCGTTGACTCTGAGCAGCGTCTTACGACGTCTCTGGCGGCAAACGCCCAGAATCAGGGTGCGATCGGCATCTACTTCTGCAACCAGTTGAAAGTGGAGGAGTGGAAACGTCGCCTTGGATCGGCAGGTTATCTCTATTTCGTTGTTGAATCGGAGATCGTCGGACGTCCGCAATTACCGAACTTCGAGGTTTTCCCACGAACGCCTCGGTAGCTACAGACAGGAGAGGGAAGTGGTCTCCATCGGGGCACAGCTACCTTACCTGATCGCCGGATATTGCAGTCAAAAGCTTCCCTTCGGGCATCTGCTTTTGACATCGCCGGCAATCAGATGGCAGCATCGTGTCCCGCTGGGACCTTTACTTCCTTCTCCTTTTTCTCATGGAATAAGCCCGTCACGGATTCGAAGTCTTCAACACGAACAGCAATTGCAGCTGTCTCCACTGCAAATCCTACCGCGATGCTGTGCACAGACTCGTCAATTCTTTCAGCAGCATTCCAGGCCGCTGGATCGAACGGATCGATGAATCCATTACCTGGGTGCCCATCTGGGGAACCGTCTTCCTGCCAACAAATTCAATCGACGTCCAAAACATCGAAGAAATGCTCAAGCCAATCGCCCAAGAGGAAGATTCGGGCGAATACATTGGCGGAGAATGGCAAGAAGTCGGCGACACAGGAATTCTCGCCGCCGAGTGCGATGGTGAGTTGATTCTGGGAATCAACGGTGCAGGCTACGACTTCTACACCGACCACTGGGCGAAACTGTACAACGCCCTCGGCTACCACTGGCACACACCGATCGAATCATCGTAAGCGGGTGGGCGATTGCCCACCACGATCGGGTTTCTCCGCTTCTCCAAGCCAATCTTCGGCTTAACATAACGCGACTTATGTTAAGTAGTTCGTCCAACTGCTTCGACCGGCGATGTTGGCTGGCCACAATCTTCAAACGGCACAAAGTCGGGAGTTGAGTCGATAAAGAAGACGTCAAACACTCGTGTCAGGTTGTCGTGTGCGACGGTTCTCCCCTGATGCAAGAGTGCTGGAAGGTGCTGCAAAGAATCAAGCGCCCACGATGCGTCAGGTAGTTCGAAATTGATACGCGAGTACCTCTCACCCAGCAAATAGTTGAGTTGGAAACTGACGCCTTGGGACTGGGAAATCGACGCCACATCGAACACCTTCGGGCCCCACCATCCAATGCCCGCGCTGTCGCCTGGAGGGACCAGTGAGTACCGTGGCTCACCAGTTCCTATCGACAGGATGTGAACGTCGGCGGAATCAAAGTGAGGATCAACGTCTCGGCAAGCACACTCTCGAATCTTCATCGCCTCGGTATAGGCAACAAGGCTCGGATTATTGGCCCACAAGCCTCCGTCAACCACGGCTCCATTTTCGCCTAGCATCGCATGCGGGAAAAACGTTGGTGCCGCAGTCGTCGCCATCAGAATATCCGCAAGTTTGTAATGACGATCGCGAGTCATTCCGGGAATGTGCGGAGTCTTGAAGACAATCGTTCTTCCAGCAGTTAC from Rubinisphaera italica includes the following:
- a CDS encoding type IV secretory system conjugative DNA transfer family protein; the encoded protein is MKPRFQKPEKMGRAILAATRDPNMGAGIMASGVSGSGKTNIAEWVFVEHIKNGWPALWFCPHGDSAKKLRRKILMLPSRARKKVIYIRASDLSRVASLRPLHVNREGVNEYDFRARVANRVGHMRHLLLASVGEGESGVIGKPLLRKWTTTLLTIGAVSGLNVADLVHLLNVNSPIFKLLVRLCPDVLAQAQLAELPDMKPSDREFEISSTRSRLMALLENVAVQLILGRTDNNVLNMNDVIDSGTSIIFDLATESMLSAEDQRMIANLYLSEFLNAVMERPAESRRNYLCVLDELPVFDLSAPLINRALTEIRKFCTKFWFSFQGSSRFPGRQENEFLNNIISQCRVHLYLQHGASDAKFFAQELSLSSFDPMRIKHEQKTPQQFLDHHEIATLTDHGQNHREQSTTGGSSSVGDSWQDSFGDSRNHSTSVRQQMGRLSEVVTDARNAGTTSTQSHGGSTTETNSQSQSIGRGWSITEKQTLVPVYRTEMITTSVQFFSSEEWNLMTASQLTKFKPGECAFYVRGLGCCWGQLPLSIDQLARTPKSASRRIATHDEILAAIPWYATPDEISALRKRFRDQLINQIRIAVNDPHNTGLSSLPDSSGNSNTQLILPPQPDFETKILPEEFQNEEPDDGKPWEF
- a CDS encoding replication-relaxation family protein, whose amino-acid sequence is MMVNRGNSKDIPGIRMQNRDIHILQELGTVLWMDTPLIQQRHFPSDKTGEATRRRLRLMAANRIIESFDLQVTLRPHEGRMPRFHRLLEFGGELLFDFTGQRPQRIGSSSPPKPHTIQHRAGMGETLLRFEDARRSQSLPESTWYLEYDRNESAAGRAPFHERYSICYSVLDNSGQTRRVWPDALSSLNIPSNGTVWQLALAWEFDRGTETLTQLTEKLEPYDLWTASKGYREQFPNAIEVRVCFVLPSKRRLTSVIEAMKDHPAAPILRFVSFDDFTANRIFSEPIWYDANGQARRILPS
- a CDS encoding VWA domain-containing protein, encoding MKRNSKLYLVAAVLAAVALAGCGEKRDRSAAEQHVFRPEPSTSRSAPTQQVVMIVMDLSGSFTDKMAEDGKAYEFAIHVLDRYFRRPDSQTDKIILAQISGTEKSLMWEGSPLDLRREFPSADKFRDFLLEKADGGGSLVHDGVRNAIDYLTYHPNYGSSNARTVTLILSDMDDTGSVDSEQRLTTSLAANAQNQGAIGIYFCNQLKVEEWKRRLGSAGYLYFVVESEIVGRPQLPNFEVFPRTPR
- a CDS encoding CBASS cGAMP-activated phospholipase, which gives rise to MRGAFTAAVLAEIENRLQRPIGDYFDLVAGTSTGGLIAAAVATGMSASTIVEFYKEKGPEVFAPRPNYKPKGIGRKIGMPVARFAAKKAVGVQLDDLLQTKYEGGPLRSAVEGVFGQQLMGDITRCRLVVPAVDVTAGRTIVFKTPHIPGMTRDRHYKLADILMATTAAPTFFPHAMLGENGAVVDGGLWANNPSLVAYTEAMKIRECACRDVDPHFDSADVHILSIGTGEPRYSLVPPGDSAGIGWWGPKVFDVASISQSQGVSFQLNYLLGERYSRINFELPDASWALDSLQHLPALLHQGRTVAHDNLTRVFDVFFIDSTPDFVPFEDCGQPTSPVEAVGRTT